The proteins below are encoded in one region of Sander vitreus isolate 19-12246 chromosome 24, sanVit1, whole genome shotgun sequence:
- the clic5a gene encoding chloride intracellular channel protein 5a isoform X2 produces MDHVYEKEIQSSGEYDLTYETPYAEPSDLTAEYENTGTRRVPAPPSLPTPHHPTEERRGSSSSSSSSSSSSSSSHAEDEEKGENEDLNREEEKEEEVMTMVEESNKGMNWERGSPQAEEDRGNSSRRSSSSSSSSSSASVKQELEEKAEPDKDVPTVQLFVKAGSDGESIGNCPFSQRLFMILWLKGVVFNVTTVDLKRKPADLHNLAPGTHPPFLTFQGEVLTDVNKIEEYLEEMLAPPKYPKLVAKNRESNTAGNDIFAKFSAYVKNTRPDKNRALEQNLNKSLAKLDEYLMSALPDEVQAGHHRGEGESKRKYLDGDELTLADCNLLPKLHVVKVVAKKYRNYDIPSEFKGLWRYLGNAYNRDEFINTCAADVEIELAYKDVAKRLGK; encoded by the exons ATGGATCATGTGTACGAGAAAGAGATTCAGTCATCAGGTGAATATGACCTGACGTATGAGACGCCATACGCGGAGCCCTCAGACCTGACAGCAGAGTATGAGAACACTGGGACTCGACGAGTACCGGCTCCCCCTTCTCTCCCAACACCTCACCATCCcacggaggagaggagaggcagttcctcttcttcctcatcctcctcatcttcctcatcttcctcaCATGCCGAAGATGAAGAGAAAGGGGAGAATGAGGACTTGAatagggaggaggagaaagaggaagaggtgaTGACAATGGTGGAGGAGAGCAACAAAGGGATGAATTGGGAGAGGGGGTCTCCACAGGCGGAGGAGGACAGGGGGAACTCATCACGCAGGTCCTCATCTTCGTCATCATCGTCTTCATCAGCCTCTGTGAAGCAGGAACTTGAGGAGAAGGCAGAGCCTGATAAGGATGTACCTACAGTACAACTTTTTGTTAAG gctgGGAGTGACGGGGAGAGCATCGGAAACTGTCCCTTCTCTCAGCGCCTCTTTATGATCCTCTGGCTGAAAGGTGTAGTCTTCAATGTCACCACTGTCGACCTCAAGAG GAAACCGGCTGACCTGCACAACCTGGCCCCAGGGACACACCCGCCCTTCCTCACTTTCCAGGGGGAGGTTCTCACTGACGTCAACAAAATAGAAGAGTATCTGGAGGAGATGCTGGCTCCACCAAA GTATCCCAAACTTGTAGCAAAGAATCGGGAATCAAACACAGCAGGAAATGACATTTTTGCCAAGTTCTCCGCTTACGTCAAAAACACTAGACCGGATAAAAATCGAG CTTTAGAGCAGAATCTAAACAAGTCCCTGGCCAAGCTGGATGAGTATCTGATGAGCGCACTACCTGACGAGGTTCAGGCGGGACACCACAGGGGCGAGGGAGAATCCAAACGCAAATACCTGGATGGAGACGAACTGACGCTGGCTGACTGCAACCTTCTGCCCAAACTTCATGTTGTCAAG GTGGTTGCGAAGAAATACCGGAACTATGACATCCCGTCTGAATTCAAAGGGTTGTGGCGTTACCTTGGCAACGCCTACAACCGAGATGAGTTCATCAACACGTGTGCAGCCGATGTGGAAATCGAGCTCGCCTATAAGGACGTTGCTAAGAGGTTGGGAAAGTGA
- the enpp4 gene encoding bis(5'-adenosyl)-triphosphatase enpp4, with protein sequence MLLNILLGFLCGVRALATDNNTAQQGPPPLLLVSFDGFRADYLKRFPMPNLKLLYSQGVLVEQLTNVFITKTFPNHYSLVTGLYAESHGILSSNMYDPVSHKNFHVGDGNDTDPAWWSEAQPLWLTALDSGYKTAAIMWPGSNVAIRNRTASYFLPYDSHVTFQQRLGNVTNLMLGDEKEQGVMFAALYWEEPDRSGHKFGPDNVTAMSSVLKEVDDNIGLLVSELKRTGLWGRVNILVTSDHGMAQCSAERLIQLDDCLHPDNYTLVDLSPVTALIPHNDPDAIFALLNKCHAHMTAYLKSAIPDRLHYRNNERIQPIILIADEGWTIVQRGKLPRLGDHGYDNSLSSMHPFMAASGPSFHQGYQISSLESVDIYPLMCRLLSVPPQPNNGTLTQARCLLAAETCWDAPLVIGLVVGVLLVLSAITVLFKLLSQRRSSGPRPFQRLQVDYDDDDDDDPLLE encoded by the exons ATGTTACTTAATATACTGCTGGGCTTCCTGTGTGGCGTCAGAGCTTTGGCCACAGACAACAACACAGCTCAGCAGGGTCCTCCGCCACTGCTGCTGGTGTCATTCGATGGTTTCCGAGCAGACTACTTGAAGAGGTTCCCCATGCCGAACCTGAAGCTCCTGTACAGTCAAGGGGTCCTGGTGGAGCAGCTCACCAACGTCTTCATCACCAAGACGTTTCCCAACCACTACAGCCTG GTAACAGGGCTGTACGCTGAGTCTCACGGTATTCTGTCCAGTAACATGTACGACCCTGTCAGCCACAAGAACTTCCACGTTGGCGATGGCAATGACACCGACCCGGCGTGGTGGAGTGAGGCGCAGCCCCTCTGGCTCACCGCGCTGGACTCCGGCTACAAGACGGCGGCCATTATGTGGCCTGGCTCTAATGTGGCCATCCGCAACCGCACAGCGTCATACTTCCTTCCATACGACTCTCATGTGACATTCCAACAACGACTGGGGAACGTGACGAACTTGATGTTGGGAGATGAAAAG GAGCAAGGGGTGATGTTCGCAGCTCTCTACTGGGAAGAGCCAGACCGGTCAGGTCACAAATTTGGTCCGGACAACGTCACTGCCATGAGCAGTGTGCTGAAGGAG GTTGACGACAACATAGGCCTGCTGGTTTCAGAGCTGAAGCGGACTGGCCTCTGGGGTCGCGTCAACATCCTGGTAACCAGTGATCACGGCATGGCTCAGTGCTCGGCTGAGCGCCTCATACAGCTTGACGACTGCCTCCACCCCGACAACTACACACTGGTGGACCTCTCACCTGTCACAGCCCTCATCCCACATAATG ACCCAGACGCCATCTTCGCCCTGCTGAATAAGTGCCACGCCCATATGACAGCCTATTTGAAATCAGCCATCCCTGATAGGCTGCACTACCGGAACAATGAGCGCATCCAGCCAATCATACTGATTGCTGACGAAGGCTGGACTATAGTGCAGCGAGGGAAGCTGCCAAGAT tGGGTGATCACGGATACGACAACTCCCTGTCCAGCATGCACCCCTTCATGGCAGCGTCGGGGCCCAGCTTTCATCAGGGTTATCAAATCAGCAGTTTAGAGAGCGTGGACATTTACCCACTCATGTGCCGCCTGCTGTCGGTGCCCCCACAGCCCAACAACGGCACGCTGACCCAGGCTAGGTGCCTGCTGGCTGCTGAGACCTGCTGGGATGCTCCTCTGGTGATCGGCCTGGTGGTGGGCGTCCTACTGGTACTCAGTGCAATCACTG TTCTGTTCAAGTTGCTGAGCCAACGCCGCTCGTCAGGCCCCCGGCCCTTCCAGAGGCTACAGGTTGACTACGATGACGATGACGACGACGACCCCCTGTTGGAGTAA
- the clic5a gene encoding chloride intracellular channel protein 5a isoform X1, with protein MTDTAAEEDKDPDIELFVKAGSDGESIGNCPFSQRLFMILWLKGVVFNVTTVDLKRKPADLHNLAPGTHPPFLTFQGEVLTDVNKIEEYLEEMLAPPKYPKLVAKNRESNTAGNDIFAKFSAYVKNTRPDKNRALEQNLNKSLAKLDEYLMSALPDEVQAGHHRGEGESKRKYLDGDELTLADCNLLPKLHVVKVVAKKYRNYDIPSEFKGLWRYLGNAYNRDEFINTCAADVEIELAYKDVAKRLGK; from the exons ATGACGGATACTGCAGCCGAGGAGGACAAGGACCCTGATATTGAGCTATTTGTCAAG gctgGGAGTGACGGGGAGAGCATCGGAAACTGTCCCTTCTCTCAGCGCCTCTTTATGATCCTCTGGCTGAAAGGTGTAGTCTTCAATGTCACCACTGTCGACCTCAAGAG GAAACCGGCTGACCTGCACAACCTGGCCCCAGGGACACACCCGCCCTTCCTCACTTTCCAGGGGGAGGTTCTCACTGACGTCAACAAAATAGAAGAGTATCTGGAGGAGATGCTGGCTCCACCAAA GTATCCCAAACTTGTAGCAAAGAATCGGGAATCAAACACAGCAGGAAATGACATTTTTGCCAAGTTCTCCGCTTACGTCAAAAACACTAGACCGGATAAAAATCGAG CTTTAGAGCAGAATCTAAACAAGTCCCTGGCCAAGCTGGATGAGTATCTGATGAGCGCACTACCTGACGAGGTTCAGGCGGGACACCACAGGGGCGAGGGAGAATCCAAACGCAAATACCTGGATGGAGACGAACTGACGCTGGCTGACTGCAACCTTCTGCCCAAACTTCATGTTGTCAAG GTGGTTGCGAAGAAATACCGGAACTATGACATCCCGTCTGAATTCAAAGGGTTGTGGCGTTACCTTGGCAACGCCTACAACCGAGATGAGTTCATCAACACGTGTGCAGCCGATGTGGAAATCGAGCTCGCCTATAAGGACGTTGCTAAGAGGTTGGGAAAGTGA